In Opitutus sp., one genomic interval encodes:
- a CDS encoding flagellar biosynthesis protein has protein sequence MASQHHVLAFDRPLIAVQPAFGALREHTAGELIAARVAGYEAGQDAAHDFSNQQIVELRAEMQQLQEGILTRIGQAQDELTAQVRRALPELAVEIGQRLLAGFVPPPELVEKLCREALDQLYPERDGLELVVGPRDAAVLERLVPSWRAHFTNLRITIDDTLNPGDCLVRSRFGVTDARGESKIASLKQELLGT, from the coding sequence ATGGCATCCCAACACCACGTTCTCGCTTTCGACCGGCCCCTGATTGCGGTGCAACCCGCATTCGGGGCGCTGCGCGAGCACACGGCGGGCGAACTCATCGCTGCCCGCGTCGCTGGTTATGAGGCCGGGCAGGACGCCGCCCACGACTTTTCCAATCAGCAGATCGTCGAGTTGCGCGCCGAGATGCAGCAGCTGCAGGAGGGGATTTTAACCAGAATTGGCCAGGCGCAGGACGAACTCACCGCGCAGGTGCGCCGGGCCTTGCCTGAGCTGGCGGTGGAAATCGGCCAGCGCTTGCTGGCTGGGTTCGTGCCGCCGCCGGAGTTGGTCGAAAAACTCTGCCGCGAGGCCCTCGACCAGCTTTATCCCGAGCGCGATGGACTCGAACTGGTGGTCGGCCCGCGCGATGCGGCCGTGCTGGAGCGCCTGGTGCCCTCATGGCGCGCTCATTTTACCAACCTGCGTATCACCATCGACGATACCCTCAACCCAGGCGATTGCCTCGTGCGCAGTCGCTTCGGCGTCACCGACGCGCGCGGCGAATCCAAGATCGCCAGCCTCAAACAGGAACTCCTCGGCACATGA
- the fliG gene encoding flagellar motor switch protein FliG, translating to MADVDYTKLNRTQKLAVFLIIAGPEIAADILKHFEDEELESICREMGQLPVVPDAARTLALEEFAPLIGDSLGCTLGGMDYARRALELSKGEYKAGLLLTRVGAAPMPGDSSGMMDEISAMEGRQIYNLLRDEQPQTIAYLLSHLSSAKAAEVFMMLPVEQRDEVVERLGTIESTPSDLVGKIVRSLTRHLTAKSATPYHVSGGVRAVADLLNLLDKESSKTLLARIEERNQTLGSSVRRKMFSFDDIRRLSAGDLQRVLREVDSSHLATAMKSATEALRENIYGAISKRAAEALRDEITMLGPIRLKDVEVAQDAIIQVVRRLEEEGAITLGDGDGAMVG from the coding sequence ATGGCCGACGTCGATTACACCAAGCTCAACCGCACGCAAAAGCTGGCGGTTTTCCTGATCATTGCCGGCCCAGAAATCGCGGCCGACATCCTTAAGCACTTTGAAGACGAGGAGTTGGAATCGATTTGCCGCGAGATGGGCCAACTGCCCGTGGTGCCGGATGCGGCTCGCACCTTAGCCCTGGAAGAATTTGCCCCCCTTATCGGCGACAGCTTGGGCTGCACCTTGGGCGGCATGGATTACGCCCGGCGCGCACTGGAGTTGTCGAAAGGTGAATACAAGGCCGGTTTGCTGCTCACGCGCGTCGGTGCTGCGCCTATGCCTGGTGACAGCAGTGGCATGATGGATGAAATCAGCGCGATGGAGGGGCGGCAGATTTATAACCTTCTGCGCGATGAGCAGCCACAGACGATCGCCTACCTCCTTTCGCACCTGTCCTCGGCCAAGGCCGCCGAGGTCTTTATGATGTTGCCCGTCGAGCAACGGGATGAGGTCGTCGAACGCCTGGGCACCATCGAAAGCACGCCCAGCGACTTGGTCGGCAAAATCGTCCGTAGCCTCACCCGCCACCTCACCGCCAAGTCCGCCACGCCTTACCATGTCAGCGGCGGGGTGCGCGCGGTGGCCGACCTGCTCAACCTGCTCGACAAGGAAAGCTCGAAAACCCTGCTGGCGCGCATCGAGGAGCGCAACCAGACCCTCGGTTCCTCCGTTCGCCGCAAGATGTTCAGCTTCGACGACATTCGCCGCCTTTCGGCCGGCGACCTGCAGCGCGTGCTGCGCGAAGTCGACTCGTCGCATCTGGCGACGGCGATGAAGTCCGCCACCGAGGCGCTGCGCGAAAACATCTACGGAGCCATCTCCAAGCGTGCCGCCGAGGCGCTGCGCGACGAAATCACCATGCTCGGGCCGATCCGCCTCAAGGACGTGGAAGTCGCCCAGGACGCCATCATCCAGGTGGTGCGCCGTCTGGAAGAAGAAGGCGCGATCACGCTCGGCGACGGCGACGGCGCCATGGTGGGCTAA
- the fliF gene encoding flagellar M-ring protein FliF: protein MNPFFQSIVALWGQLGINQRVSLIVAAVAVAGVVTGLTVWSNQPDYQLLYGRLKEKDAAAIVTNLQAQGVKHRVGLNGGNIYVPADQVHRLRMELASKGLPGGDGVGYEIFDKGQFGLSDFVQRTNYNRAIQGELARTIGQLDGVAAARVMIVQPENRLLLTEQGVKPTASVFIEVNGRLEVEAVNSIRHLVANAVQGLSPDEVAVVDQRGRVLSADLKEDPLLGSASSLIRYRQQVEDYFAKKIEGMLTPVLGVGQAIVRVSADIDNESATLTEDKFDPEGAVIRSQTNTEDSNSSQEARKSGATGAAANTPGAPGAAAAPEAPAITNAQNRKNTTISYEINRKTTNVKRNPGGIKSLTAAVFVAARPPVPAPVVAGQPPAPATPAPARTPAELDGLRRIVINALGLKPLAGQNLEELVSLQETAFQPVVVDEQIQTMAKESRVQGWIETASRYLAVAIALGAFFIFFRMLRSQRLEPVPVELLSMDGSGGGSRAASSGPVALTPELLNELIRQKPANVGTALRDWVAATKRN from the coding sequence ATGAACCCCTTCTTCCAGTCCATTGTCGCCCTCTGGGGCCAACTTGGCATCAACCAACGCGTCTCGCTCATCGTGGCCGCGGTTGCGGTGGCGGGCGTGGTCACGGGTCTGACGGTCTGGTCGAATCAGCCCGACTACCAGCTGCTCTACGGCCGCCTCAAGGAGAAGGACGCCGCCGCCATCGTCACCAATTTACAAGCACAGGGCGTCAAACACCGCGTCGGCCTCAACGGCGGTAACATCTATGTGCCTGCCGACCAAGTTCATCGCCTGCGCATGGAGCTCGCTTCCAAGGGCCTGCCCGGCGGCGACGGCGTGGGCTACGAGATTTTCGACAAGGGCCAATTCGGCCTGAGCGACTTCGTGCAACGCACCAATTACAACCGCGCCATTCAGGGCGAGTTGGCCCGCACCATCGGCCAGCTCGACGGCGTGGCTGCGGCCCGCGTCATGATCGTGCAGCCCGAAAACCGCCTGCTGCTGACCGAACAGGGCGTCAAACCCACCGCCTCGGTGTTCATCGAGGTGAACGGCCGTCTTGAGGTCGAAGCGGTTAACTCTATCCGCCACCTGGTGGCCAACGCCGTGCAGGGCCTCTCGCCCGACGAGGTCGCGGTGGTTGACCAACGCGGCCGGGTGCTCTCAGCCGACCTCAAGGAAGATCCCTTGCTCGGCAGCGCCTCCAGCTTGATCCGCTACCGCCAGCAGGTGGAGGACTACTTTGCCAAAAAAATCGAGGGTATGCTCACTCCCGTGCTCGGCGTCGGCCAGGCCATCGTACGCGTCTCGGCCGACATCGACAACGAGTCGGCCACGCTCACCGAGGACAAGTTTGACCCCGAGGGCGCGGTCATTCGTTCGCAGACCAACACCGAGGACAGCAACAGCTCGCAGGAAGCGCGTAAGAGCGGGGCGACCGGTGCCGCCGCCAATACCCCCGGCGCTCCCGGCGCTGCCGCCGCGCCCGAGGCCCCCGCGATCACCAACGCCCAAAACCGCAAGAACACGACCATCAGCTACGAGATCAACCGCAAGACCACCAACGTGAAGCGTAACCCCGGTGGGATCAAATCGCTGACTGCCGCCGTCTTCGTCGCCGCTCGTCCTCCGGTCCCCGCTCCGGTGGTGGCCGGCCAGCCGCCCGCTCCCGCCACGCCGGCCCCCGCGCGCACCCCGGCCGAACTCGACGGCCTGCGCCGGATCGTCATCAACGCCCTCGGCCTCAAACCCTTGGCCGGCCAGAACCTTGAAGAGCTGGTCAGTTTGCAAGAGACCGCCTTCCAGCCGGTGGTGGTGGACGAGCAGATCCAGACCATGGCCAAGGAGAGCCGGGTGCAGGGCTGGATCGAAACCGCCTCGCGTTACTTGGCGGTGGCCATCGCCTTGGGCGCCTTCTTTATCTTCTTCCGCATGCTGCGCAGCCAGCGTCTAGAGCCGGTGCCTGTGGAGTTGCTCTCCATGGATGGCAGTGGTGGCGGATCACGCGCTGCTTCCTCCGGCCCGGTTGCACTGACCCCCGAACTGCTCAACGAACTCATCCGCCAGAAGCCCGCCAACGTAGGCACCGCCCTGCGCGACTGGGTGGCGGCCACCAAGCGTAACTAA
- the fliE gene encoding flagellar hook-basal body complex protein FliE, with the protein MALIGAALPISAQSIRPQLDLAQVKETFAPKTSAGAPPAGGGFGDIFNNLITDVEQRQAKASEVTRSVLMGDNPNLHQSVIAMQEASLSFGLMVEVRNKVVESYQELMRMPV; encoded by the coding sequence ATGGCACTCATCGGCGCAGCCCTCCCCATTTCCGCCCAATCGATCCGTCCCCAGCTCGACCTCGCTCAGGTCAAGGAGACCTTCGCTCCCAAAACCTCCGCCGGCGCCCCTCCGGCTGGCGGCGGCTTCGGCGACATTTTCAATAACCTGATCACCGATGTGGAGCAGCGCCAGGCCAAGGCCAGCGAAGTGACCCGCTCGGTGCTCATGGGCGACAACCCCAACCTCCACCAGAGCGTCATTGCCATGCAGGAGGCCTCCCTGTCCTTCGGCCTGATGGTCGAGGTGCGCAACAAGGTGGTCGAGTCCTACCAGGAACTTATGCGTATGCCGGTCTGA
- the flgC gene encoding flagellar basal body rod protein FlgC, protein MDILAGIASTDSALTAQRTRLDVIAQNIANAHTTRGPDGLPYQRRVVSFESEMQKSQNAFGSRGAGLSTVRVSEISNDTTPGQRINDPSSPDADAKGMVTMPNVNLAFEMVDLITASRAYEANLTVAKNSRQMAMKTLEIGK, encoded by the coding sequence ATGGATATTCTCGCCGGTATCGCCTCGACCGACAGCGCCCTGACCGCCCAACGCACGCGTTTGGACGTCATCGCGCAAAACATCGCCAACGCCCACACCACTCGCGGCCCCGATGGCCTGCCTTATCAACGCCGGGTGGTCAGCTTCGAGAGCGAGATGCAGAAGTCTCAAAACGCCTTCGGCTCGCGCGGCGCCGGCCTGTCCACCGTGCGGGTGTCCGAAATCAGCAACGACACCACCCCCGGCCAACGTATCAACGACCCGTCCAGCCCGGACGCCGACGCCAAGGGCATGGTGACCATGCCCAACGTTAACCTCGCGTTCGAGATGGTGGACTTGATCACCGCCTCCCGAGCCTATGAGGCCAACCTCACGGTCGCCAAAAACTCCCGCCAAATGGCGATGAAAACCCTGGAAATCGGTAAGTAA
- the flgB gene encoding flagellar basal body rod protein FlgB yields MIEAVVSNTNYQLARKLLDASVVRQEAIANNIANADTPGYRRLDVSADFGQTLKAQFAQGAKPMPGALDSLTPRLAVDPTVHAVRPDGNSVEIESELMAMSRNRVDHEFLTELVSRNIKQLKMAITGRSA; encoded by the coding sequence ATGATCGAGGCCGTCGTCTCCAACACCAATTACCAGCTTGCCCGCAAGCTGCTGGATGCCTCCGTGGTGCGCCAAGAGGCTATCGCCAACAACATCGCCAACGCCGATACCCCCGGCTATCGCCGCCTCGATGTTTCCGCCGACTTTGGCCAGACCCTCAAGGCCCAGTTCGCTCAAGGCGCTAAACCGATGCCCGGTGCCCTTGACTCCCTCACCCCCCGGCTCGCGGTCGACCCCACCGTGCATGCCGTCCGTCCCGATGGTAATAGCGTCGAGATCGAGTCCGAGTTGATGGCCATGAGCCGCAACCGCGTTGATCACGAGTTTCTTACCGAATTGGTCAGCCGTAACATCAAGCAACTCAAAATGGCCATCACCGGCCGTTCTGCGTAA
- a CDS encoding PIG-L family deacetylase, producing the protein MEFSHPKADVYVPGGALAPAAALATVTHLCIGAHQDDIEIMAHAGICDCLDTPGKAFGGVVVTNGAGSSRSGPFAAYTDEQMQDIRRLEQRKAADLGCYAIQIQLALPSAEVKRPGQPGVAADLLAIFAGCQPEVVYLHQPADKHDTHIGVLARCLEAIRALPLERRPRRVLGCEVWRDLDWMIDADKVALDSGRRLELAADLLKVFDSQISGGKRYDLATIGRRAANATYHTSHASDKTEGITWAMDLTPLVTAPTLDLAGYTQGYIDRLRADVTERIQRMG; encoded by the coding sequence ATGGAATTCTCCCACCCGAAAGCCGATGTCTATGTCCCCGGTGGCGCGCTCGCGCCCGCCGCCGCGCTCGCCACGGTCACGCACCTGTGCATCGGCGCGCACCAGGACGACATCGAGATCATGGCCCACGCCGGCATCTGCGACTGCCTCGATACCCCCGGCAAAGCCTTCGGCGGGGTGGTCGTGACCAACGGCGCCGGCTCCTCGCGCTCCGGCCCCTTCGCCGCCTACACCGACGAGCAGATGCAGGACATCCGCCGCCTCGAACAGCGCAAGGCCGCCGACCTCGGCTGCTACGCGATCCAGATTCAACTCGCCCTCCCCAGCGCCGAGGTGAAACGCCCCGGCCAACCTGGAGTCGCCGCCGACCTGCTAGCGATTTTCGCCGGCTGCCAGCCCGAGGTGGTTTATCTGCACCAACCCGCCGATAAACACGACACCCACATCGGCGTGCTGGCGCGGTGTTTGGAGGCGATTCGCGCGCTGCCGCTGGAACGCCGCCCGCGCCGCGTGCTCGGCTGCGAAGTCTGGCGCGACCTCGACTGGATGATCGACGCCGACAAGGTGGCGCTCGATTCCGGCCGCCGGCTCGAACTGGCCGCGGATTTGTTAAAGGTGTTCGATTCCCAGATCAGCGGCGGCAAACGCTACGACCTGGCCACGATCGGCCGACGCGCGGCCAACGCCACTTATCACACCTCGCACGCCTCCGACAAAACCGAGGGCATCACCTGGGCGATGGACCTGACGCCACTGGTGACCGCGCCGACGCTCGATCTGGCCGGCTACACGCAGGGTTATATCGACCGCCTGCGCGCCGACGTGACCGAGCGCATCCAGCGGATGGGTTGA
- a CDS encoding NTP transferase domain-containing protein: MSTTLLILAAGMGSRYGGLKQLDPVGPSGETLLDYSVFDAIRAGFTRVVFVIRRDFDAEFRAMIGSRYENRIDVDYVYQGLDTLPAGCSVSPTRTKPLGTGHAIWCAREKVKTPFAAINADDFYGADAYRSLAQFFATPAPQDGMQHFAMVGYRLDRTLSDHGSVARGVCTADDSGNLQSIEEWVGIEKAPAGARCNAPSGDWVNFTGQETVSMNFFGFTPAIFPLLEAGLVQFLQTRAGDDKAEYYIPSAVAGMMAAQAAQVKVLTSDGAWFGVTYRDDKPLVTAAIAQLVAAGEYPASLSAK, encoded by the coding sequence ATGTCCACGACATTGCTCATTTTGGCGGCCGGTATGGGGAGCCGCTACGGCGGCCTTAAACAGCTCGACCCGGTCGGGCCGTCTGGGGAAACCCTGCTCGACTATTCGGTGTTCGATGCGATCCGCGCCGGCTTTACCCGGGTGGTCTTTGTGATCCGCCGCGATTTCGACGCTGAGTTCCGCGCCATGATCGGCAGCCGCTACGAAAACCGCATCGACGTGGACTACGTTTACCAAGGTCTGGACACGCTGCCCGCCGGTTGCAGTGTCTCGCCCACGCGCACCAAGCCCCTCGGCACCGGCCACGCCATCTGGTGCGCCCGGGAAAAAGTGAAAACCCCGTTCGCCGCGATCAACGCCGACGATTTTTACGGGGCCGACGCCTACCGTTCGCTCGCCCAGTTTTTTGCAACTCCAGCCCCGCAGGACGGCATGCAGCATTTTGCCATGGTCGGGTACCGCCTCGACCGCACCCTGTCCGATCACGGCAGCGTGGCCCGCGGGGTCTGCACGGCCGACGACTCCGGTAACCTGCAATCGATCGAGGAGTGGGTCGGCATCGAAAAAGCCCCCGCCGGCGCCCGCTGCAACGCCCCGTCCGGCGACTGGGTTAATTTCACCGGACAGGAAACCGTATCGATGAACTTTTTTGGGTTTACCCCGGCAATTTTCCCCCTGCTCGAAGCGGGTCTCGTCCAATTCCTGCAAACCCGCGCCGGCGACGACAAAGCCGAGTATTATATTCCCTCCGCCGTGGCCGGCATGATGGCCGCCCAGGCCGCCCAAGTGAAGGTCCTCACCAGCGACGGCGCGTGGTTCGGCGTGACCTACCGCGATGACAAACCCCTGGTCACCGCTGCGATCGCCCAGTTGGTGGCGGCCGGTGAATACCCGGCGTCCCTCTCCGCTAAATAA
- the rpsI gene encoding 30S ribosomal protein S9 has product MSAEKTIFLGTGRRKTSTARVRLSEGTGKLTANGSDFEVYFSHENFAKQAFRPLLTVELRDKIDVDVNVSGGGVTGQAGATAHGIARALQKLNPELRAALKKAGHLMRDPREKERKKPGQPGARKRFQFSKR; this is encoded by the coding sequence ATGAGCGCTGAAAAGACCATTTTCCTCGGCACCGGCCGCCGTAAGACCTCCACTGCCCGCGTTCGCCTTTCCGAAGGCACCGGCAAGCTCACTGCCAACGGCAGCGACTTCGAGGTTTACTTCTCCCACGAGAACTTTGCCAAGCAGGCTTTCCGCCCGCTGCTCACCGTCGAGCTTCGCGACAAGATCGACGTTGATGTCAACGTTTCCGGCGGTGGTGTCACTGGCCAGGCCGGTGCAACTGCCCACGGTATCGCCCGCGCCCTCCAGAAGCTCAATCCTGAGCTGCGTGCCGCCCTTAAAAAAGCCGGCCACCTGATGCGCGACCCCCGCGAAAAAGAGCGCAAGAAGCCCGGTCAACCCGGCGCCCGCAAGCGCTTCCAGTTCTCCAAGCGCTAA
- the rplM gene encoding 50S ribosomal protein L13, giving the protein MKTFLAKKETVQPKWHLIDAEGQVLGRLAVKAANLIRGRHKASYTPSVDTGDFVVIINAEKVVLTGKKEEQNKYMFFSGFVGGESYKTMQQMRDKNPAFIIEHAVKGMLPKNRIARTMLTKLRVFAGPTHTHEAQNPIKISA; this is encoded by the coding sequence ATGAAAACGTTCCTCGCCAAAAAAGAGACCGTGCAACCCAAGTGGCATCTAATCGATGCCGAGGGGCAGGTCCTTGGCCGTCTCGCGGTCAAAGCAGCCAACCTAATTCGCGGTCGGCATAAAGCCTCCTACACTCCCAGCGTCGATACCGGTGACTTCGTTGTCATCATCAACGCCGAGAAGGTCGTACTCACCGGTAAGAAAGAAGAACAGAACAAGTACATGTTCTTCTCCGGTTTCGTCGGTGGCGAAAGCTACAAGACTATGCAGCAGATGCGGGACAAAAACCCCGCCTTCATCATCGAGCACGCGGTCAAGGGCATGCTGCCCAAGAACCGTATCGCTCGCACGATGCTCACCAAACTTCGCGTGTTCGCCGGCCCGACCCACACCCACGAGGCCCAGAACCCGATCAAGATCTCCGCCTGA
- a CDS encoding endonuclease III — protein MEPKKNADYRTAAARAAYIDRYLAKLYPETPIPLDHTNPYTLLIAVLLSAQCTDKRVNLQTPGLFAKADNPRDMVKLSVAEIDAHVRPCGLAPRKAQAIHRLSELLLERHGGEVPRTFAELEELPGVGHKTASVVMAQAFGVPAFPVDTHIHRLAQRWKLTRLGASVEQTERDLKKLFPVEHWNALHLRIIFYGREHCTARGCDGTVCGLCRELFPQRRRAVRVKKA, from the coding sequence ATGGAGCCCAAAAAAAACGCCGATTATCGTACCGCTGCGGCACGCGCCGCGTACATCGATCGGTATCTGGCCAAGTTGTATCCAGAAACCCCCATCCCGCTCGATCACACCAACCCCTACACGCTGCTGATCGCAGTCCTGCTCTCGGCCCAGTGCACCGACAAACGGGTTAATTTACAGACGCCCGGGCTCTTCGCGAAAGCGGATAACCCCCGCGACATGGTGAAACTCAGCGTGGCTGAAATCGACGCGCATGTGCGCCCCTGCGGGCTCGCTCCGCGGAAGGCGCAGGCCATTCACCGGCTCTCGGAGCTGTTGCTGGAGCGCCACGGCGGCGAGGTGCCGCGTACGTTTGCGGAACTGGAGGAGTTGCCGGGGGTGGGGCACAAGACGGCATCCGTCGTGATGGCGCAGGCCTTTGGCGTGCCGGCGTTCCCGGTCGACACGCATATTCACCGTCTCGCGCAGCGCTGGAAACTCACCCGCCTCGGGGCCAGCGTGGAGCAGACCGAGCGTGATTTGAAAAAGCTGTTTCCGGTGGAGCACTGGAACGCGTTGCACCTGCGGATCATTTTTTACGGGCGCGAGCACTGCACGGCGCGGGGCTGCGATGGGACGGTGTGCGGGTTATGCCGCGAGCTGTTTCCGCAGCGGCGGCGCGCGGTGCGCGTCAAGAAGGCCTGA
- a CDS encoding RluA family pseudouridine synthase, whose product MPIPPVIYEDDTLIAFDKPSGMLVAPDRWDKTRENLMGLIHDKMGHEVANVHRIDADTSGILLCTKQKSALDFVSGQFQSKTVAKVYHALCVGLPAPELFDPLDEEDAEDLPAPLGADEFLINRDLIDDETQPGRMRTIRKKGKASQTIVKVLERFTGFTLVECRPLTGRTHQLRVHLQYVGMPILNDPFYGDGVTELKLSNLKRGYKGRVDEKPLISRLALHASRITIKHPVGKLPVTITAPLPNEFEVALKYLRKFAALK is encoded by the coding sequence ATGCCCATTCCTCCTGTAATTTACGAAGACGACACGCTCATCGCGTTCGACAAACCGAGTGGCATGCTGGTCGCGCCCGATCGCTGGGACAAAACTCGCGAAAACCTCATGGGGCTCATTCACGACAAAATGGGCCATGAGGTGGCCAACGTGCACCGCATCGACGCCGACACCAGCGGCATCCTGCTGTGCACGAAGCAAAAGAGCGCCCTCGATTTTGTCAGCGGCCAGTTCCAGTCGAAAACGGTGGCCAAAGTTTACCACGCCCTGTGCGTCGGCCTGCCGGCCCCCGAGCTGTTTGACCCTCTCGACGAGGAGGATGCCGAGGACCTGCCCGCCCCGCTCGGCGCCGACGAATTTTTGATCAACCGTGATTTGATCGACGACGAGACCCAGCCGGGCCGCATGCGCACCATCCGCAAAAAGGGCAAAGCAAGCCAGACGATCGTCAAAGTGCTGGAGCGTTTTACCGGGTTTACGCTCGTCGAGTGCCGCCCGCTCACCGGCCGCACGCACCAGCTGCGCGTCCACTTGCAATACGTCGGCATGCCGATCCTCAACGATCCGTTTTATGGCGACGGCGTGACCGAGTTAAAACTCTCCAATCTCAAGCGTGGCTACAAAGGCCGTGTGGACGAAAAGCCGCTGATCAGTCGCCTGGCGCTCCATGCCAGCCGCATCACGATCAAACATCCGGTGGGCAAGCTGCCGGTGACGATCACCGCGCCGCTGCCCAATGAGTTCGAGGTGGCGCTTAAATACCTGCGCAAGTTCGCGGCGCTGAAGTAG
- the glpK gene encoding glycerol kinase GlpK produces the protein MSSPRHILALDQGTTSSRALIFDHSGRIVAAAQKEFTQYYPTPGWVEHDPRELWASQRAVITEVLARAQLPASDFAAIGLTNQRETTLVWDRATGQPVYNAIVWQDRRTADDCAQLRSDGHEPGVTTKTGLRLDPYFSATKLRWILNNVPGARDGAEAGRLLFGTVDSWLLWQLTGGRVHATDVTNASRTLLCNLHTGDWDDELLTLFEIPRALLPQIRSCSEIYGHVGTELPELTGVPIAGVAGDQQAALFGQTCFQPGMAKNTYGTGCFTLMHTGDQPVVSRHHLLTTPAWKIGGRTEYALEGSVFIGGAAIQWLRDELQLVRDAAELDRLAESVPDAGGLFLVPAFAGLGAPHWDPFARGTMVGITRGTNRAQLCRAVIEAIGLQTADLIRCMEKDSGLPLRELRVDGGAARSAPLLQFQADLLGVDVVRPRCIETTALGAAYLAGLATGFWSNREEIARHWTIDRTFTPQRSTEDIARLRADWDLAVGAARAFKTSGR, from the coding sequence ATGAGCTCCCCCCGCCACATTCTTGCGCTCGACCAAGGTACCACCTCGTCACGCGCCCTCATTTTCGACCACTCCGGCCGCATCGTCGCCGCTGCCCAAAAGGAGTTCACTCAATATTACCCCACGCCCGGCTGGGTGGAACACGACCCTCGCGAACTCTGGGCCAGCCAACGCGCCGTCATCACCGAAGTGCTCGCCCGCGCCCAGCTGCCCGCCTCCGACTTCGCCGCGATCGGCCTGACCAACCAGCGCGAAACCACCCTGGTCTGGGACCGCGCGACGGGCCAACCCGTTTACAATGCCATCGTCTGGCAGGACCGCCGCACCGCCGATGACTGCGCGCAACTGCGCAGCGACGGCCACGAGCCCGGGGTCACCACCAAAACCGGCCTGCGCCTCGACCCGTATTTCTCCGCCACCAAGCTGCGCTGGATTCTAAACAACGTGCCGGGCGCTCGCGACGGGGCCGAGGCGGGGCGCCTGCTTTTCGGCACCGTGGACAGCTGGCTGCTGTGGCAGCTCACGGGCGGGCGCGTGCACGCCACCGATGTGACTAACGCCTCTCGCACCCTGTTGTGTAATCTCCACACCGGCGACTGGGACGACGAGCTGTTAACCCTTTTTGAAATCCCGCGCGCCCTGTTGCCGCAGATCCGCTCCTGCTCCGAAATCTACGGACACGTTGGCACCGAACTGCCGGAGCTCACGGGTGTGCCCATCGCAGGCGTGGCGGGCGACCAGCAGGCGGCGCTGTTTGGCCAGACATGCTTTCAACCCGGCATGGCCAAAAACACCTACGGCACCGGCTGTTTTACCCTGATGCACACCGGCGATCAACCGGTGGTTTCGCGCCACCACCTGCTGACGACGCCTGCGTGGAAAATCGGCGGGCGCACCGAGTATGCGCTGGAAGGCTCGGTATTCATCGGCGGGGCGGCCATCCAGTGGCTGCGCGACGAGCTGCAACTGGTGCGCGACGCCGCCGAGCTCGACCGGCTGGCCGAATCGGTGCCCGACGCCGGCGGACTTTTTTTGGTGCCTGCTTTTGCCGGACTGGGCGCGCCCCACTGGGACCCGTTTGCCCGCGGCACGATGGTCGGCATCACCCGAGGGACCAACCGCGCGCAGCTTTGCCGCGCCGTGATAGAGGCCATCGGCCTGCAAACCGCCGATCTCATCCGCTGCATGGAAAAAGACAGCGGGCTACCGCTGCGCGAACTGCGCGTGGATGGCGGGGCCGCCCGCAGCGCCCCGCTGCTTCAGTTTCAGGCGGATTTGCTGGGGGTGGATGTCGTGCGCCCGCGCTGCATCGAAACGACCGCGCTGGGTGCGGCCTACCTGGCCGGGCTGGCAACCGGCTTCTGGTCCAACCGCGAGGAAATCGCCCGCCACTGGACGATCGACCGCACCTTTACGCCCCAGCGATCAACCGAGGATATCGCCCGGCTGCGCGCGGACTGGGATTTGGCCGTTGGCGCGGCGCGGGCGTTTAAAACCTCGGGGCGCTAG